In the Primulina tabacum isolate GXHZ01 chromosome 15, ASM2559414v2, whole genome shotgun sequence genome, ttcaaatctttttgagtgattctcattagcACTCATATTCTCACGATGACTTTTcagtggatggtttgggacgctcttttgagatgagttatagaaATAACTATatcgattgttttcaaaaccacggcctcgaccacgaccacgaccaattccacgtccacgtccacgaccacgacctcgaccaaaaccttgtctttgaatttgattttggttttcaggtttaaattcatttttacttacagcatttccatagctgttgatccagtgggtcgggactgatgatttctcattagcagctAATTGTTTTTttcgccacaagaagacatgcgatgagttcagaatatctcgcaaatccacacactctatattgttgttctagagttatatttgatgcgtaaaacgtggaaaatattttttcaagcatttccgattctgtaacctcatgtccacaaaattttagctgtgagattattcgatacatcgctgaattgtaatcactgactttcttaaaatattggaatcttaacatatttcattcatcacaggcggtcggaagtataacttcctttatatgttcaaatctttcttttaatcctttccacagagccatgagatctttttcgatgagatattcacattttaaaccttcatcaagatgtcgacgcaaaaatattatagcttttgcttttttgtgatgaagatataccattttctttaatggtctcgcttagacccaatgagtCAAGATTCATTTCTACATCAAgggtccatggcatataattttttcccgtaatATCAAGAGTAATGAATTTGAGCTTTGCCAAGTTTGTCATgatggtactaaaaaaattacgatgcattttattagttaatgaatattgcaatacaacgtaattgataaacaacaagtacaagcattcgtaaaaataaaaaaaaaacacacaaggaggatattctccaataaaaacaagactcgtgagtatgataaccaaaataattaaaaataaccttgacaAAGCCATcttttttttcttcgaaaatttgatgaagaataatttttagagaataaAAGAAAGTTGGAGTactgattgaatgtgtttgtgagatcatatttatagagCAAAAACTAGCCATtttttatgaccgttggtgtacaaaaaaataaatgtatgtatttgtataattttatggtaataatatggtgtatataatattaatcatgtttaaataattatgtatatcatatcacattattataatgaggtgtcataagttattttgtttaaaaactttataggctttttatacttgtcgtatcccttaccgagagtgtgggatgtcgtcttaacatcctcccaggatttataacaagtttttgaaaaatttatttttattatttctaatctttattatataataaccttatattatatattagatatatacacaataaataaataacgataaaataaatattattacttttgttaccattttcttctgttttggagcttggaaaaatatagaggacttttagagcttcgtgctgataacatattgtgaaaaaataaaaatttatggtaaaaagtaaaaatataaaactctcaaaatttaccaaacaacacactttgtaatatttttctctctattcaattgtgaatttcttcacaaatggtgagcctatttatataatttctttttacaaataatccaaaaataaattcatcattacatacatcatcacacactaattttcaatattcaacacctaattttacctaattttcaacattcaacattataattttcaacacaaatatttttcacattttcaACAATCtctactattttattaaagctAAGATGCTCATAAAAACTGCTCCTGCGgacaccaaattttttttacccTTTTTCCCCTGTGCTTGACctcaataatatttttctctctcaaaATCACTCCACGTCTCAAAAAACCGTTCCACACACCTGCacaattctttgaataaatacGAAGAACAGATATGTGAAAGATTAACGTGCACAAAAATATATTCACACACTTGCAAACAAATGAATCAATATGCACACACGTGCATGATACACCATATATATAAGCTCTCATATGCAGTTGGAAAATTGAAATGTTGAATAAATATGAAGAACAGATATGTGAAAGAGTGTGTCGACATATTTACTAAATAAGCCTAAGTTAAAGAGAACACATGTCTACATGCTTGTTGATTCCAACTTCTCAGTGCTTAAATAGTTGTTTTGAAAGCAGAAGCCCATAGTCGTTTGCAAACGGATCGAAGTGTTTTTTCGTAAAGCAGAAGCAagaaaactgaaaaaaaaaatgagtaaaCTCAAATGTGTATCACATCTAACCTTTAAGGTGCAGCTTCTCAGCCTCAAGTCTTCTTAATGCTGTAGAACTCAATTTGTCTCCACCACATTCTCCAGGGACTAAATCTACTACTTCAATCTGCAGGAGACGTACAACATTTTAGTTTTAACAAGTACATAATAACAGAACATAACTTCTGCGGTTTTGATAAGTTGAACCTTTAGCTGGGAAATGCCTCTCTCTGCCCTCTTCTTATTAACAGATAGTCCACCAGGAAATGTTTCCTTGTTGTTACCAAGCAGCTTTAATAAGCCATTTCATGACACATAAAAACAAATTTAATCATGCATGTATAGGACCTAATCCGTATCTAAATTCTAAGCAAAAACATCTAGCTTGAGCAAGATTTATAAGGATCATAGGCCTTCAAGACAAGTCCAAGTTCATTAAGTGGTAGGGTGTACCCTTAATACTTGGATCATCACAAAGTAAAGCtaaagaaacaaaataaaaatgatagaaCTGTCATATTTTTATTCCCAGGAGTAATAAACAGAAAGAACAGTGTGTAAATCAAATTGTtgtttggaaaaatatggaCCTGACAATCATAGCCTCCAAATTCTCATCATCGATTGAAGGGCATTGGGATCAACAATGGGTTCTACTTGCACAACTATCCCTGGTTTAACTGACTGAAGGGAAAAATTAAGGAAAGAAAATATGCATTATGTTTATCAAAAGTTGACATCTCTGCAGTCTGAATATACAGAAAAATGATACAATAGTGTGTTTCAAGGTTTTTGTGTAAACAACCAAAGTATGTTCATTCCACATTTATAAAAGGAGAGCCTTCATAAAGTAGAATGCAGCATGCTTTATAATTAGATTAGATGGTGCATGTTAGTATCTCGACAAACAGGAAGTATATCAAATAGAATGCAAACAACTCAACTCCAACATCCACTAGTATATGTCATCAATCATGCAGCCATGATCATAATGCAGCGAAGGAAATTTATTCTTTGCTGGCTTGAGAATAAAAAACTCATGTCATGCTGACTATAACCATCTTCTTCACATGTAATGTGTACCTTTATGTAATCCTCAACGTGTTTCATTCTTTGTTCAATTGGCTCTATTAGATTAGCATACTACAGACAGTGCTTAAAAAATCACAAGTTTGTCAACTGCTATTGAATAGAAAGTACATACATGTGTAGATCAAGAGGAAAATAAAGAACATGATAACCCATGTGACCGTTTTACATGGCATAGTTAGCTTTCTAATATGATACATGAATACAAATAAAAACTAGCTTACCAAACCACTATAAATGAGATAAACAAAAATGTGCTTTAGTCCAATCAGACTTTTGTTACAAAACTTGATTATTTCCCGAAATTCGCCAGCAATGAAATTCATTATCTTTTATCCACAACACATGCTAAGGTGTCACAACTGTGACTGCAACTCCCAGCAGCATTCAGCTACTATTAACACAATGACAGCAACAAAGATTTTCTCACCACTTATTGATTACTTTGTTAAAACAAACGTAGCGTAGGTTATAATCCAATATTCCACTCATTTACTTCATTACATTCACATTTAACAGTAAATCATAGTTGGACTCCAAACTTTTTTAGCCAACCGAGATTATCTTTTTCTTAATAAAGTTCACGTTCCGGCTTCAAACTTTCTAGCCACAAGAAAAATTTTCTTTCTAAAATTATAAATCATGTGGCACATTATTAGCAATCATTATACATGTCTTGAAacttcattttctcaattcaaaatttccaaCCCAAAATAATACCCTTTTAAATTCGATTCAAGACCCCCCACAGAAAAAAAAAGGATTATCGACTATTTAATTTGCATACCTTCTTTTTAGCTAGCATAGGACCATCGTAAACACCAACCACGACCCGATCCCTCGCCACCACCGCCGCAGGCTGCAAAACCAAAATTCCGATCATCTTCCGATGATTGAGATATTATTAAAGCAACGGGTATGGGATCACGCACCTTTAGGAATTGGCGATGACCATCGTGTAAGCGGTTGAAGGTTCAGCCGAGAACCACCGATCCATATGAATTTGGATGTGAAAAGGGTGAATTAGGGCCCAAATTATCGTCAGATATTGCCATTATTTTCTCCTGTAAAGGTGCAGTCTTGGCGCTATTCAGGAATTGACGAacagtcgctaattagcgacggtttacctatccgtcgctaattttaatatttaattaaaaaaataattttataatttattaaaaaataattaaaaaattagttatataatttaataaaatctgCAGGAGACGTACAACATTTTAGTTTTAACAAgtacataataataatagaacATAACTTCTGCGGTTTTGATAAGTTGAACCTTTAGCTGGGAAAGGCCTCTCTCTGCCCTCTTCTTATTAACAGATAGTCCACCAGGAAATGTTTCCTTGTTGTTACCAAGCAGCTTTAATAAGCCATTGCATGACACATAAAAACAAATTTAATCATGCAGGTATAGGACCTAATCCGTATCTAAATTCTAAGCAAAAGCATCTAGCTTGAGCAAGATTTATAAGGATCATAGGCCTTCAAGACAAGTCCAAGTTCATTAAGTGGTAGGGTGTACCCTTAATACTTGGATCATCACAAAGTAAAGCtaaagaaacaaaataaaaatgatagaaCTGTCATATTTTTATTCCCAGGAGTAATAAACAGAAAGAACAGTGTGTAAATCAAATTGTtgtttggaaaaatatggaCCTGACAATTATAGCCTCCAAATTCTCATCATCGATTGAAGGGCCATAGGGATCAACAATGGGTTCTGCTTGCACAATTATCCCTGGTTTAACTGACTGaaggaaaaaattaaagaaagaaAATAGGCATTATGTTTATCAAAAGTTGACATATCTGCAGTCTAAATATACAGAAAAATGATACAATAGTGTGTTTCAAGGTTTTTGTGTAAACAACCAAAGTATGTTCATTCCACATTTATAAAAGGAGAGCCTTCATAAAGTAGAATGCAGCATGCTTTCTAATTAGATTAGATGGTGCATGTTAGTATCTCGACAAACAGGAAGTATATCAAATAGAATGCAAACAACTCAACTCCAGCATCCACTAGTATATGACATCAATCATGCAGCCATGATCATAATGCAGCCAAGGAAATCTATTCTTTGCTGGCTTCAGAATAAATAACTCATGCCATGCTGACTATAATCATCTTCTTCACATGTAATACGTACCTTTATGTAATCCTCAACGTGTTTCATTCTTTGTTCAATTGGCTCTATTAGATTAGCATACTACAGACAGT is a window encoding:
- the LOC142527929 gene encoding phosphopantetheine adenylyltransferase-like isoform X4, with product MAISDDNLGHNSPFSLPNSYGSVVLGGTFDRLHNGHFQFLKPAAVVARDRVVVGVYDGPMLAKKKYANLIEPIEQRMKHVEDYIKSVKPGIVVQVEPIVDPNALQSMMRIWRL
- the LOC142527929 gene encoding phosphopantetheine adenylyltransferase-like isoform X2, with product MAISDDNLGHNSPFSLPNSYGSVVLGGTFDRLHNGHFQFLKPAAVVARDRVVVGVYDGPMLAKKKYANLIEPIEQRMKHVEDYIKVHITCEEDGYSQHDMSFLFSSQQRINFLRCIMIMAA
- the LOC142527929 gene encoding phosphopantetheine adenylyltransferase-like isoform X1, with the translated sequence MAISDDNLGHNSPFSLPNSYGSVVLGGTFDRLHNGHFQFLKAAAVVARDRVVGVCDGPMLAKKKYANLIEPIEQRMKHVEDYIKSVKPGIIVQAEPIVDPYGPSIDDENLEAIIVSCLVTTRKHFLVDYLLIRRGQREAFPS